A region of Nocardioides alkalitolerans DNA encodes the following proteins:
- the tig gene encoding trigger factor, which yields MKSAVESLSPTRAKLTVEVPFDELKPSLDKAYKTIAQQINVPGFRRGKVPPAVIDRQVGRGAVLDQAINEALPKVYVEALRENSLEPLAQPEIEVTRLEDKELLEFTAEVDVKPEIELPDYDGLEAEVEDLTVTDEDVEDQLNNLRERFGTLADVERPAADGDFVSIDLVATKDGEVVPGAEVAGMSYQVGRGGMLDGLDEALTGLSAGESAEFTSQLVGGDLVGEDVAVKVTVNGVQEQELPELDDDFAQTASEFDTVEELREDVRARLTRGKRLEQATEARDAVLEALLEKVSVPLPETMVTDELNARREGVEQQLAMAGITMDKYLEDEGQTIEEFEADLERRVRDAVAAQFLLDEIAKREELGVEQNDLSQHIVRRAQQSGQDPQEFANHMFEHNHIPELVQEILRGKALATLVESAVVTDASGNHVELKNLRPDGSIGEPEAESADESADESADESADESAEPAEAEQAEQTDEAPEATSDEADAAK from the coding sequence GTGAAGAGCGCCGTCGAGTCCTTGAGCCCCACCCGGGCCAAGCTCACCGTTGAGGTGCCCTTCGACGAGCTCAAGCCGAGCCTCGACAAGGCGTACAAGACCATCGCCCAGCAGATCAACGTCCCCGGCTTCCGCCGCGGCAAGGTCCCGCCGGCCGTCATCGACCGCCAGGTCGGCCGCGGCGCGGTCCTCGACCAGGCGATCAACGAGGCGCTGCCGAAGGTGTACGTCGAGGCCCTGCGTGAGAACTCGCTCGAGCCCCTGGCCCAGCCCGAGATCGAGGTGACGCGGCTCGAGGACAAGGAGCTGCTCGAGTTCACCGCCGAGGTCGACGTCAAGCCGGAGATCGAGCTGCCGGACTACGACGGCCTCGAGGCCGAGGTCGAGGACCTGACGGTCACCGACGAGGACGTCGAGGACCAGCTCAACAACCTCCGCGAGCGCTTCGGCACCCTCGCCGACGTCGAGCGCCCCGCCGCCGACGGCGACTTCGTCTCCATCGACCTCGTGGCCACCAAGGACGGCGAGGTCGTCCCCGGTGCCGAGGTCGCGGGCATGTCCTACCAGGTCGGTCGCGGCGGCATGCTCGACGGCCTCGACGAGGCCCTCACCGGCCTGTCCGCCGGCGAGTCGGCCGAGTTCACGTCGCAGCTGGTCGGTGGCGACCTCGTCGGCGAGGACGTCGCCGTCAAGGTCACCGTCAACGGCGTGCAGGAGCAGGAGCTCCCCGAGCTCGACGACGACTTCGCGCAGACCGCGTCGGAGTTCGACACCGTCGAGGAGCTGCGGGAGGACGTGCGCGCGCGCCTCACCCGCGGCAAGCGGCTCGAGCAGGCGACCGAGGCCCGCGACGCGGTGCTCGAGGCGCTGCTCGAGAAGGTCTCCGTCCCGCTGCCCGAGACGATGGTCACCGACGAGCTCAACGCCCGTCGCGAGGGCGTCGAGCAGCAGCTCGCCATGGCCGGCATCACGATGGACAAGTACCTCGAGGACGAGGGCCAGACCATCGAGGAGTTCGAGGCCGACCTCGAGCGCCGCGTGCGCGACGCCGTGGCCGCGCAGTTCCTCCTCGACGAGATCGCCAAGCGCGAGGAGCTGGGCGTCGAGCAGAACGACCTGAGCCAGCACATCGTGCGTCGCGCCCAGCAGTCCGGTCAGGACCCGCAGGAGTTCGCGAACCACATGTTCGAGCACAACCACATCCCCGAGCTCGTGCAGGAGATCCTGCGGGGCAAGGCGCTGGCGACGCTCGTCGAGTCGGCCGTCGTGACCGACGCGTCCGGCAACCACGTCGAGCTCAAGAACCTGCGCCCCGACGGCTCCATCGGCGAGCCCGAGGCGGAGTCGGCGGACGAGTCGGCGGACGAGTCGGCGGACGAGTCGGCGGACGAGTCGGCGGAGCCGGCCGAGGCCGAGCAGGCCGAGCAGACGGACGAGGCCCCCGAGGCCACGTCGGACGAGGCCGACGCGGCCAAGTGA
- a CDS encoding serine/threonine-protein kinase, whose translation MTRERAGDSTDGAWRPPAAASEPVEARREPEDIPGYVELTEVGRGGDSVVYRARQVSPHRVVAIKVLRTDDDGRVARFRREVDITIELGRQHPHIVNLLDVGTTGAGRPFLVMDFVEAGTVHDRLRQQGPLPVHEVLEIGYVLADALAFAHERGVLHRDVKPQNVLVLPTTWVLADFGIARLAGSEHTASVETFTYRHAAPQVLDGEKPSRADDLWSLGSTLFTLLDGRPPFASDDPDEDSALAYIRRARTEPHRSLSADGAERVAAIIDRCLQKDPAQRWPDAASLRDAFAALRTSAWLPGGSQPDAAAPAAPDAPPTPAPTQATGPTPGQSTAPRPAPASPPAPAIAPVPVEEPPSSPAPVPAPVPAPAPEAAPAASPAPGAREDAWAPGADPEPLALSVLAHAPVQHEPDAAPTGTGGLVAGRLTGGADAAGPPSGAAPPSAAPAADPAPDPARRRRRNLLVLLAVVALLVGMGLTIVGSALRGGDEPREASTADATETAGGGVPTATETPAAPDLEPRPNPDLAVLFTDIDAVGLDIEMAWTDPSEGEAEFYVAQTSGSDGAVVDYKAVLPPGTRQYVLPGALAAGGRQCYAILLRMPTGEFGVSDVRCITAPAADE comes from the coding sequence ATGACGCGCGAGCGGGCGGGCGACAGCACCGATGGTGCCTGGCGCCCGCCCGCTGCTGCGTCCGAGCCCGTCGAGGCCCGTCGTGAGCCGGAGGACATCCCGGGCTACGTCGAGCTGACCGAGGTGGGGCGCGGCGGCGACTCCGTCGTCTACCGGGCCCGCCAGGTCAGCCCGCACCGGGTCGTCGCCATCAAGGTGCTCCGCACCGACGACGACGGCCGCGTCGCCCGCTTCCGGCGCGAGGTCGACATCACGATCGAGCTCGGGCGCCAACACCCCCACATCGTCAACCTCCTCGACGTCGGCACCACGGGGGCGGGCCGCCCGTTCCTGGTGATGGACTTCGTCGAGGCCGGCACCGTTCACGATCGGCTGCGCCAGCAGGGGCCGCTGCCGGTGCACGAGGTGCTCGAGATCGGCTACGTGCTGGCCGACGCCCTCGCGTTCGCCCACGAGCGCGGCGTGCTGCACCGCGACGTGAAGCCGCAGAACGTGCTGGTGCTGCCCACCACGTGGGTGCTCGCCGACTTCGGCATCGCGCGTCTCGCCGGCTCCGAGCACACCGCCTCCGTCGAGACGTTCACCTACCGCCACGCCGCGCCCCAGGTGCTCGACGGCGAGAAGCCGTCCCGCGCCGACGACCTCTGGTCCCTCGGCTCCACCCTCTTCACCCTCCTCGACGGCCGGCCGCCCTTCGCCAGCGACGACCCCGACGAGGACTCGGCGCTCGCCTACATCCGCCGGGCCCGCACGGAGCCCCACCGCTCCCTGTCCGCCGACGGAGCCGAGCGGGTCGCCGCGATCATCGACCGCTGCCTGCAGAAGGACCCCGCACAGCGCTGGCCCGACGCCGCCTCGCTGCGCGACGCGTTCGCCGCGCTCCGCACGAGCGCCTGGCTGCCCGGTGGGAGCCAGCCGGACGCCGCGGCCCCCGCGGCCCCCGATGCACCGCCCACCCCGGCGCCCACACAGGCGACCGGCCCGACGCCCGGCCAGTCCACGGCTCCCCGGCCGGCGCCGGCGTCACCACCGGCGCCCGCCATCGCGCCGGTCCCGGTGGAGGAGCCACCGTCGAGCCCGGCACCGGTCCCGGCACCGGTCCCGGCACCGGCCCCGGAAGCGGCCCCGGCAGCCAGCCCGGCACCCGGCGCCCGGGAGGACGCCTGGGCGCCTGGCGCCGACCCGGAACCGCTCGCCCTCTCGGTGCTCGCCCACGCACCGGTCCAGCACGAGCCGGACGCCGCCCCGACCGGCACGGGCGGGCTCGTGGCGGGCCGCCTGACCGGAGGCGCCGACGCAGCCGGCCCGCCGTCCGGCGCCGCGCCGCCGAGCGCCGCGCCTGCCGCTGACCCCGCCCCCGACCCGGCCCGACGGCGTCGCCGCAACCTGCTCGTGCTGCTGGCCGTGGTCGCGCTCCTCGTGGGGATGGGGCTGACGATCGTCGGCTCCGCTCTGCGGGGAGGCGACGAGCCGCGGGAGGCGTCGACGGCCGACGCGACGGAGACGGCGGGGGGCGGGGTGCCGACCGCGACCGAGACGCCCGCGGCCCCCGACCTCGAGCCGCGACCGAACCCCGACCTCGCCGTGCTCTTCACCGACATCGATGCGGTCGGTCTCGACATCGAGATGGCCTGGACCGACCCCAGCGAGGGGGAGGCGGAGTTCTACGTGGCGCAGACCTCCGGCTCGGACGGCGCGGTCGTCGACTACAAGGCGGTGCTCCCGCCCGGCACCCGGCAGTACGTGCTGCCCGGCGCCCTCGCCGCCGGCGGTCGCCAGTGCTACGCGATCCTGCTGCGCATGCCGACCGGCGAGTTCGGCGTCTCCGACGTCCGCTGCATCACCGCACCCGCCGCCGACGAGTGA
- a CDS encoding transglutaminaseTgpA domain-containing protein, with protein MSATTAAPRTGARSGTGTGTGTGPTVPGEPLPAVPRRTAAAALVWAASLPAAGALSLATAWGGWRMPLVVVGAVVLPFVLLSLVLRLGVPRWLAASVLSGLLVLVGYVLASGAGTTLVGTVGDAVPRLLTEPQPLAFRADLLVVPVLLSGVVGLLVALRSHRPTRVAPVVGAVVLYAAGALLTRGEGDRIGLLAALLLVLAVLGWVLLDETGEPRKRRAVIAGPLLVVAVGVVASASLVPTQEPFDPRSVVDPPMLQTQASSPLPQLAAWSANPDVELFTTSGDVAPLRLVVLDDYDGAQWRAATEYGPLGIEATDVMPLGDQRARFTTAVRVSDLGGSWLPSPGDPTGVTGTDALVDPRTGTLLRPEGTAGVEYEVTAQVDAPDPAALPEAGVPSPDAPDAADLPLDRYLQTPDLPYELGVYAQEVAQGTTKPYQRALAIENAVRGRRTLSERAISGSALWRIQDFLLGTPGTSGAQEGTSEQFATAFALLARHTGLPTRVVVGFRPGDEQGDGTRVVRGEHALAWPEVYFTDLGWVPFDPTPEPGLVGERPTAPPEETQPSEEPVTPPTDPDARPLDDERPGPDEGSGLPPGVWYAAGGALLVGLPLALLLARSVRSWAHRRRGPRGAWAEVLDGLVLAGAPARPAEPAPSVGDRVAMAYGVPEATTLAHAADRSAFAPTGDAGSGGLDGAERAALRAVRRGLRRSLPWWRRPAWAFDPRVFRR; from the coding sequence GTACCGCTGCCGCGGCCCTCGTGTGGGCCGCCAGCCTCCCGGCCGCCGGCGCCCTGTCGCTGGCGACGGCGTGGGGCGGCTGGCGCATGCCGCTCGTGGTCGTCGGCGCGGTCGTGCTGCCCTTCGTGCTCCTCAGCCTCGTGCTGCGGCTCGGGGTGCCGCGGTGGCTGGCGGCGTCGGTGCTGTCGGGGCTGCTCGTGCTGGTGGGCTACGTGCTGGCGTCGGGGGCGGGCACCACGCTCGTCGGCACCGTCGGCGACGCCGTGCCCCGGCTCCTCACCGAGCCGCAGCCGCTGGCGTTCCGCGCGGACCTGCTCGTCGTGCCGGTGCTGCTGAGCGGCGTCGTCGGGCTCCTCGTGGCGCTGCGCAGCCACCGTCCGACCCGCGTGGCCCCGGTGGTGGGCGCGGTCGTGCTCTACGCGGCGGGGGCGCTGCTGACGCGCGGCGAGGGCGACCGCATCGGCCTGCTCGCGGCGCTCCTGCTCGTGCTCGCCGTGCTCGGCTGGGTGCTGCTCGACGAGACGGGCGAGCCCCGGAAGCGGCGGGCCGTCATCGCCGGGCCGCTGCTCGTCGTCGCCGTCGGCGTCGTCGCCTCCGCCAGCCTCGTGCCGACGCAGGAGCCCTTCGACCCCCGCTCCGTCGTGGACCCGCCGATGCTGCAGACGCAGGCGTCGAGCCCGCTCCCCCAGCTGGCCGCGTGGTCGGCCAACCCCGACGTCGAGCTCTTCACCACCTCCGGCGACGTGGCGCCGCTGCGGCTGGTCGTGCTCGACGACTACGACGGGGCCCAGTGGCGGGCGGCGACGGAGTACGGACCGCTGGGCATCGAGGCGACGGACGTCATGCCGCTCGGCGACCAGCGCGCCCGGTTCACGACGGCCGTCCGTGTGAGCGACCTCGGTGGCAGCTGGCTGCCCTCGCCCGGCGACCCGACCGGCGTCACCGGCACCGATGCGCTCGTCGACCCGCGCACCGGCACCCTCCTGCGCCCCGAGGGGACCGCCGGGGTCGAGTACGAGGTCACCGCCCAGGTCGACGCCCCCGACCCGGCGGCGCTGCCCGAGGCCGGGGTCCCCTCGCCCGACGCGCCCGACGCGGCCGACCTCCCCCTCGACCGCTACCTCCAGACCCCCGACCTGCCGTACGAGCTCGGGGTCTACGCCCAGGAGGTCGCCCAGGGCACCACGAAGCCCTACCAGCGGGCCCTCGCCATCGAGAACGCCGTGCGCGGCCGGCGCACCCTGAGCGAGCGCGCCATCTCCGGCTCCGCCCTCTGGCGGATCCAGGACTTCCTGCTCGGGACCCCCGGCACGTCCGGCGCCCAGGAGGGCACCTCCGAGCAGTTCGCGACGGCCTTCGCCCTGCTGGCACGCCACACCGGCCTGCCGACCCGGGTGGTGGTGGGCTTCCGCCCCGGCGACGAGCAGGGCGACGGCACCCGCGTCGTGCGCGGCGAGCACGCCCTCGCGTGGCCGGAGGTCTACTTCACCGACCTCGGCTGGGTGCCCTTCGACCCCACGCCGGAGCCCGGCCTCGTGGGCGAGCGGCCCACCGCACCGCCCGAGGAGACCCAGCCGAGCGAGGAGCCCGTCACCCCGCCGACCGATCCCGACGCCCGGCCCCTCGACGACGAGCGCCCCGGACCCGACGAGGGCTCCGGCCTGCCCCCCGGCGTCTGGTACGCCGCCGGCGGCGCGCTGCTCGTCGGGCTCCCGCTCGCCCTGCTCCTCGCCCGGTCCGTCCGGTCGTGGGCCCACCGCCGCCGCGGTCCCCGCGGCGCCTGGGCCGAGGTGCTCGACGGGCTCGTGCTCGCCGGTGCCCCCGCCCGGCCCGCGGAGCCCGCGCCCAGCGTCGGCGACCGCGTGGCGATGGCCTACGGCGTGCCCGAGGCGACCACGCTCGCTCACGCGGCGGACCGCTCCGCCTTCGCGCCGACCGGCGACGCCGGGTCCGGTGGGCTCGACGGGGCCGAGCGGGCCGCGCTCCGCGCCGTACGCCGCGGTCTGCGTCGCTCGCTGCCGTGGTGGCGACGCCCGGCGTGGGCGTTCGACCCCCGGGTCTTCCGGCGCTGA